The Coffea arabica cultivar ET-39 chromosome 1e, Coffea Arabica ET-39 HiFi, whole genome shotgun sequence genome has a window encoding:
- the LOC113715635 gene encoding uncharacterized protein isoform X3 — MFCLSEIEHTLRLPPHLLNLPLAEAIKGELEGLFLDKVIAKLGLCISVYDIRSIDGGFIFPGDGASTYTVKFRLLMFRPFLGEVISARLKESSSTGLRLSLGFFDDIYIPRALLPSPSHDEPDPEDKNQVRWIWEFNEQNYPIDGMDEIRFRVHSIQYPSLPLEQDDGSKPFAPMLITGSLDADGLGPIAWWV; from the exons ATGTTCTGCTTGAGCGAGATTGAGCACACGTTGCGATTGCCTCCCCATCTCCTTAATCTTCCTCTTGCCGAAGCAATTAAGGGAGAACTCGAAGGTCTGTTTCTAGACAAG GTTATTGCAAAATTGGGGCTTTGTATATCTGTGTACGATATTAGGTCAATTGATGGCGGCTTTATCTTTCCGGGAGATGGCGCTTCAACTTATACG GTGAAGTTCAGACTGCTAATGTTTCGCCCCTTTCTAGGAGAGGTTATTTCCGCAAGACTTAAAGAGTCTTCCTCCACCGGTTTACGCT TATCACTTGGATTTTTTGATGACATATACATACCTAGAGCTTTGTTACCAAGTCCCTCACATGATGAGCCTGATCCAGAAGATAA GAACCAGGTTAGGTGGATATGGGAGTTTAATGAACAAAATTACCCTATCGATGGCATGGATGAg ATTAGATTCCGGGTTCACAGCATTCAGTATCCTTCACTGCCACTGGAGCAAGATGATGGTTCAAAACCTTTCGCCCCTATGCTGATCACT GGATCACTTGATGCTGATGGTTTGGGTCCCATTGCATGGTGGGTTTAA
- the LOC113715684 gene encoding phospholipase A1-Igamma1, chloroplastic isoform X1, whose product MALSLHHLSLSSKNLQFGHCVPTDVKNVPAGAGVHFGQTSQIKKGLVKRGNQKKCGLNLIGKPSDPCLSQAIDEFHENHDDVTEKLPEKQSVADAWRYIHGEDDWAGQLDPMDPLLRTELIRYGEMAQACYDAFDFDPFSKYCGTCRFERHKFFRSLGMTEHGYEVTRYIYATSNINLPNFFKKSRWPKVWSKNANWIGFIAVSNDETTKRLGRRDITVAWRGTVTRLEWIADLMDFLKPISADKIPCPDPEVKVESGFVDLYTDKDESCRFCRYSAREQILGELKRLVNMHRKEEISMTITGHSLGSALAVLSAYDIAETGVHVREDTSAIPVCVFSFSGPRVGNVRFKERLELLGVKVLRVVNVHDLVPKSPGIFFNEKVPAMVMKLAQGLPWSYSHVGVELGLDHKNSPFLKPNADPGCAHNLEAHLHLLDGYHGKGHRFVLATRRDPALVNKDCDFLKDHHRIPPHWRQNENKGMVKNKDGRWVQPDRPKLYDHHHHSDSDHDNHIHHHRLISAS is encoded by the exons ATGGCCCTCTCTCTGCATCATTTATCCCTTTCCTCTAAAAACTTGCAATTTGGGCACTGCGTGCCTACTGATGTTAAGAATGTCCCTGCAGGAGCAGGTGTGCATTTTGGCCAAACATCTCAAATCAAGAAGGGCTTGGTGAAAAGAGGAAATCAGAAAAAGTGCGGCTTGAATTTGATAGGAAAACCAAGTGATCCTTGCTTGTCACAGGCAATTGATGAGTTTCATGAAAATCACGATGACGTTACTGAGAAGTTGCCGGAGAAGCAATCGGTAGCGGATGCGTGGAGATATATACACGGAGAAGATGATTGGGCAGGACAGCTTGACCCAATGGATCCACTGCTCCGAACTGAGCTCATCCGGTACGGCGAGATGGCTCAAGCTTGTTACGATGCTTTCGACTTTGATCCCTTTTCCAAGTACTGTGGAACTTGCAGGTTTGAACGTCATAAATTCTTCCGGAGTTTGGGGATGACGGAGCATGGGTACGAGGTAACTCGGTATATCTATGCTACGTCTAACATTAATCTCCcaaatttcttcaagaaatcgAGGTGGCCTAAGGTTTGGAGCAAAAACGCTAATTGGATAGGATTCATAGCCGTGTCAAACGACGAAACAACAAAACGATTAGGCCGTCGCGACATAACTGTTGCCTGGAGGGGGACGGTGACGCGCCTAGAATGGATAGCAGATTTGATGGACTTCCTAAAACCAATCTCTGCAGATAAGATTCCCTGCCCTGATCCAGAGGTTAAAGTGGAATCAGGCTTTGTGGATCTCTATACTGACAAGGACGAAAGCTGTCGATTTTGCAGGTATTCAGCAAGAGAACAAATTCTGGGCGAGCTAAAGAGGCTGGTGAATATGCACCGCAAGGaggaaataagcatgacaattACAGGCCACAGCTTGGGCAGTGCACTGGCGGTGTTGAGTGCATATGATATTGCTGAGACGGGCGTACATGTAAGGGAGGATACCAGCGCAATCCCTGTATGCGTGTTTTCGTTCTCAGGGCCCAGAGTTGGGAATGTGAGGTTCAAGGAGAGACTTGAACTGCTGGGGGTGAAGGTGCTGAGGGTGGTAAATGTTCATGATCTGGTGCCTAAATCGCCTGGAATTTTTTTCAACGAAAAGGTGCCGGCAATGGTGATGAAATTGGCCCAAGGCCTGCCTTGGAGTTACTCCCACGTGGGGGTGGAGCTGGGCTTGGATCATAAGAACTCGCCATTCCTGAAACCAAATGCTGACCCTGGCTGTGCTCACAACCTCGAAGCTCACCTGCATCTACTCGACGG ATACCATGGAAAAGGGCATAGATTTGTGCTGGCAACCAGAAGAGATCCTGCACTGGTGAACAAAGACTGCGACTTCTTGAAGGATCATCACCGCATTCCGCCGCACTGGAGGCAGAATGAGAATAAAGGGATGGTGAAAAACAAAGACGGGAGATGGGTGCAGCCTGATCGCCCCAAACTCTATGATCACCACCATCACTCCGATTCTGATCATGATAACCACATACACCATCATCGCCTAATTTCTGCTTCCtga
- the LOC113715659 gene encoding glutathione reductase, chloroplastic, which yields MRTSSLGVGSKDRRREEKRGMATSLSTPKLGTTLTFQTLSLCKKFPNFPSYQFRTLDVGVFLSSGRWSHSFLRCRPISTTTPRAESTNGAGSEPDRNYDFDLFTIGAGSGGVRASRFAANFGASVAVCELPFSTVSSDITGGVGGTCVLRGCVPKKLLVYASKYSHEFEESCSFGWNYETEPKHDWSTLIANKNAELQRLNGIYKNILKNAGVQLIEGRGKVVDPHTVNVNGKLYSAKNILISVGGRPFIPDIPGSEFAIDSDAALDLPSKPTKIAIVGGGYIAVEFAGIFNGLSSEVHVFIRQKKVLRGFDEEIRDFVGEQMALRGIEFHSEESPQAVEKSSDGTFSLKTNKGTVDGFSHIMFATGRKPNTRNLGLEDVGVKLTKNGAIEVDEYSRSSVPSIWAVGDATDRVNLTPVALMEGGALAKTLFANEPTRPDYRAIPSAVFSQPPIGQVGLTEEQAIKEYGDVDIFTANFRPLKATLSGLPDRVFMKLIVCAKTDIVLGLHMCGDDAPEIVQGFAVAVKSGLAKSDFDATVGIHPTTAEELVTMRTPTRKVRRSVPEGKTDSEIKAAAGV from the exons ATGAGAACCTCCTCCTTGGGAGTTGGGAGCAAGGatagaagaagagaagaaaagcgGGGAATGGCAACATCTCTGAGTACACCCAAGCTAGGCACTACCCTCACTTTCCAAACCCTTTCGCTCTGCAAAAAGTTCCCAAATTTTCCCTCCTATCAATTCAGAACCCTAGACGTTGGCGTTTTTCTCTCTAGCGGCCGATGGAGCCACTCCTTTCTACGCTGCCGCCCCATCAGCACCACTACTCCCCGGGCCGAATCTACAAATGGTGCTGGCTCCGAGCCAGATCGTAACTACGACTTTGACCTCTTCACCATTGGCGCTGGTAGCGGCGGTGTCAGAGCTTCGCGCTTCGCTGCCAATTTCGGGGCTTCTGTTGCCGTTTGTGAGCTTCCTTTCTCCACTGTCTCCTCTGATATCACCGGCGGCGTCGGCGGCAC GTGTGTTCTTCGTGGATGCGTACCGAAGAAGCTACTAGTCTATGCGTCCAAGTATTCTCATGAATTTGAAGAGAGTTGTAGTTTTGGATGGAACTATGAAACTGAGCCCAAACATGATTGGAGTACCCTGATTGCGAACAAAAATGCAGAATTGCAGCGCCTAAATGGCATCTACAAGAACATTTTGAAAAATGCTGGTGTCCAGTTGATTGAAGGACGAGGAAAG GTTGTGGACCCTCACACAGTGAATGTCAATGGAAAACTCTACTCTGCAAAAAACATACTTATTTCAGTTGGAGGACGCCCATTTATTCCAGATATTCCTGGAAGTGAATTTGCTATTGATTCTGATGCAGCCCTTGATTTGCCATCAAAACCCACAAAAATTGCAATAGTTGGTGGTGGATATATAGCTGTTGAGTTTGCTGGCATTTTCAATGGCTTATCAAGTGAAGTCCATGTATTTATAAGACAGAAGAAAGTCTTGAGGGGCTTTGACGAAGAG aTCAGGGATTTTGTTGGAGAACAGATGGCATTGAGAGGAATTGAGTTCCACTCCGAAGAGTCACCTCAGGCTGTTGAAAAATCATCAGATGGCACGTTCTCTTTGAAGACAAACAAAGGAACAGTGGACGGTTTCTCTCATATCATGTTTGCAACAGGACGTAAACCAAATACAAGG AATTTGGGACTGGAGGATGTTGGAGTCAAATTGACAAAAAATGGAGCAATTGAG GTTGATGAATATTCCCGTTCGTCAGTTCCATCAATTTGGGCTGTTGGAGATGCTACTGATAGGGTAAATTTGACTCCAGTCGCCTTAATGGAGGGTGGGGCACTGGCAAAAACTCTTTTTGCTAATGAGCCAACAAGACCAGATTACAG AGCTATACCATCTGCCGTGTTTTCACAGCCACCAATTGGGCAAGTTGGTCTCACTGAAGAACAg GCCATAAAAGAATATGGTGACGTTGATATTTTCACAGCAAACTTCAGGCCATTAAAAGCAACTCTCTCTGGTCTTCCAGATCGAGTTTTTATGAAGCTTATAGTATGTGCAAAGACAGACATTGTCCTGGGGTTGCACATGTGTGGAGATGATGCCCCAGAAATTGTGCAG GGTTTTGCAGTGGCAGTGAAATCTGGCTTGgcaaaatcagattttgatGCAACAGTTGGTATTCACCCAACAACGGCAGAGGAGCTTGTCACAATGAGGACACCAACACGAAAGGTTCGAAGGAGTGTGCCTGAG GGAAAGACAGACTCCGAGATTAAAGCCGCTGCTGGAGTTTGA
- the LOC140013844 gene encoding phospholipase A1-Igamma1, chloroplastic-like, which translates to MALSLCNCKTPPVSFKQDVLQLAAFETPRQFSLYYSVFCKKQLQYQRKESSNRNHKLASLVLGRATSKTNQSHFSSVATELEEGTSLLDECHDINNQLAAEIGTKLADCWRDMHGENDWVGMLDPMDPLLRTELIRYGEMAQACYDAFDFDPYSIYCGSCKFTRTKFFEELEMLQYGYDVTRYLYATSNINLPNFFKQSRWPKVWSKNANWIGYVAVSNDETSRKLGRRDICIAWRGTVTRLEWIADMMDFLRPISSDKIPCPDPTVKVESGFLDLYTDKDESCRFCKFSAREQILTEVKRLIEMYSDEEEELSISITGYSLGSALATLSGYDIVETGINVGRDSRGVPVCVYSFSGPRVGNVRFKQRVEGLGLKVLRVVNVHDVVPKSPGLFFNENVPPVVMKLAEGLPWSYSHVGVELALDHNNSPFLKPTTDPVCAHNLEAHLHLLDGYHGKGQRFVLASGRDIALVNKACDFLKDHHCIPPNWRQVENKGMVRNREGRWVQAERPRLDDHPGDIHIHLSQLSRLPN; encoded by the exons ATGGCTCTCTCCCTATGCAACTGCAAGACGCCTCCAGTTTCCTTCAAGCAAGATGTATTACAGCTCGCTGCCTTTGAAACTCCACGACAGTTTTCACTTTATTATTCCGTTTTCTGCAAAAAACAGCTGCAGTATCAGCGCAAAGAATCCAGCAACAGGAATCATAAGCTCGCATCTCTGGTGCTCGGACGAGCCACCTCTAAAACTAATCAATCGCACTTCTCATCCGTCGCTACAGAGTTGGAAGAAGGAACCAGTTTGCTGGACGAATGTCATGACATTAACAACCAACTCGCTGCCGAGATTGGAACGAAATTAGCGGATTGCTGGAGGGACATGCACGGCGAAAATGACTGGGTCGGCATGCTTGATCCCATGGATCCACTTTTACGCACTGAGCTAATCCGTTACGGAGAGATGGCTCAGGCTTGTTACGATGCTTTCGActttgatccttactccataTATTGCGGAAGCTGCAAATTCACCCGCACAAAGTTCTTCGAGGAGCTGGAAATGCTGCAGTACGGGTACGACGTCACCCGTTACCTCTACGCGACATCTAACATTAATCTCCCAAATTTTTTCAAGCAATCCCGATGGCCTAAAGTCTGGAGCAAGAATGCAAACTGGATAGGCTATGTGGCGGTGTCCAACGACGAAACCTCCAGGAAGTTAGGGCGGCGCGACATATGCATCGCCTGGAGGGGAACAGTCACCCGGCTGGAGTGGATAGCTGACATGATGGACTTCCTCAGGCCAATTTCATCTGATAAAATTCCGTGTCCCGATCCAACTGTGAAGGTTGAGTCGGGATTCCTGGATCTCTATACTGACAAGGACGAGAGCTGCCGCTTCTGCAAGTTCTCAGCACGGGAGCAAATTCTGACCGAGGTCAAAAGATTGATAGAAATGTATTCCGACGAGGAGGAGGAACTGAGCATTAGTATAACGGGGTACAGTTTGGGGAGTGCTTTGGCGACATTGAGCGGATACGACATCGTTGAGACGGGGATAAACGTTGGTCGAGACAGTCGGGGAGTGCCGGTTTGCGTGTATTCGTTTTCAGGCCCAAGAGTCGGGAATGTTAGGTTTAAGCAAAGAGTGGAAGGGCTCGGGCTAAAAGTCCTGAGGGTGGTCAATGTTCACGACGTGGTGCCCAAGTCTCCCGGTTTGTTTTTCAACGAAAATGTGCCGCCGGTGGTTATGAAGTTGGCGGAGGGATTGCCGTGGAGTTACTCGCACGTTGGTGTGGAGCTGGCCCTGGATCACAACAACTCTCCCTTTCTCAAGCCTACCACGGATCCCGTCTGTGCCCATAACTTGGAGGCTCATCTGCACTTGCTTGATGG ATACCATGGAAAAGGGCAAAGGTTTGTGCTTGCGAGTGGAAGGGACATTGCTCTGGTGAATAAGGCGTGCGATTTCTTAAAGGATCACCACTGTATCCCACCGAATTGGAGGCAAGTTGAGAACAAAGGGATGGTAAGAAACAGGGAGGGCCGGTGGGTCCAAGCAGAACGCCCCAGGCTCGATGATCACCCCGGGGACATCCACATTCATCTCAGCCAACTTAGCCGTCTTCCAAATTAG
- the LOC113715684 gene encoding phospholipase A1-Igamma2, chloroplastic isoform X2: MDPLLRTELIRYGEMAQACYDAFDFDPFSKYCGTCRFERHKFFRSLGMTEHGYEVTRYIYATSNINLPNFFKKSRWPKVWSKNANWIGFIAVSNDETTKRLGRRDITVAWRGTVTRLEWIADLMDFLKPISADKIPCPDPEVKVESGFVDLYTDKDESCRFCRYSAREQILGELKRLVNMHRKEEISMTITGHSLGSALAVLSAYDIAETGVHVREDTSAIPVCVFSFSGPRVGNVRFKERLELLGVKVLRVVNVHDLVPKSPGIFFNEKVPAMVMKLAQGLPWSYSHVGVELGLDHKNSPFLKPNADPGCAHNLEAHLHLLDGYHGKGHRFVLATRRDPALVNKDCDFLKDHHRIPPHWRQNENKGMVKNKDGRWVQPDRPKLYDHHHHSDSDHDNHIHHHRLISAS; encoded by the exons ATGGATCCACTGCTCCGAACTGAGCTCATCCGGTACGGCGAGATGGCTCAAGCTTGTTACGATGCTTTCGACTTTGATCCCTTTTCCAAGTACTGTGGAACTTGCAGGTTTGAACGTCATAAATTCTTCCGGAGTTTGGGGATGACGGAGCATGGGTACGAGGTAACTCGGTATATCTATGCTACGTCTAACATTAATCTCCcaaatttcttcaagaaatcgAGGTGGCCTAAGGTTTGGAGCAAAAACGCTAATTGGATAGGATTCATAGCCGTGTCAAACGACGAAACAACAAAACGATTAGGCCGTCGCGACATAACTGTTGCCTGGAGGGGGACGGTGACGCGCCTAGAATGGATAGCAGATTTGATGGACTTCCTAAAACCAATCTCTGCAGATAAGATTCCCTGCCCTGATCCAGAGGTTAAAGTGGAATCAGGCTTTGTGGATCTCTATACTGACAAGGACGAAAGCTGTCGATTTTGCAGGTATTCAGCAAGAGAACAAATTCTGGGCGAGCTAAAGAGGCTGGTGAATATGCACCGCAAGGaggaaataagcatgacaattACAGGCCACAGCTTGGGCAGTGCACTGGCGGTGTTGAGTGCATATGATATTGCTGAGACGGGCGTACATGTAAGGGAGGATACCAGCGCAATCCCTGTATGCGTGTTTTCGTTCTCAGGGCCCAGAGTTGGGAATGTGAGGTTCAAGGAGAGACTTGAACTGCTGGGGGTGAAGGTGCTGAGGGTGGTAAATGTTCATGATCTGGTGCCTAAATCGCCTGGAATTTTTTTCAACGAAAAGGTGCCGGCAATGGTGATGAAATTGGCCCAAGGCCTGCCTTGGAGTTACTCCCACGTGGGGGTGGAGCTGGGCTTGGATCATAAGAACTCGCCATTCCTGAAACCAAATGCTGACCCTGGCTGTGCTCACAACCTCGAAGCTCACCTGCATCTACTCGACGG ATACCATGGAAAAGGGCATAGATTTGTGCTGGCAACCAGAAGAGATCCTGCACTGGTGAACAAAGACTGCGACTTCTTGAAGGATCATCACCGCATTCCGCCGCACTGGAGGCAGAATGAGAATAAAGGGATGGTGAAAAACAAAGACGGGAGATGGGTGCAGCCTGATCGCCCCAAACTCTATGATCACCACCATCACTCCGATTCTGATCATGATAACCACATACACCATCATCGCCTAATTTCTGCTTCCtga
- the LOC113715635 gene encoding uncharacterized protein isoform X2, with product MVTLIVCFLLELNYEMPRTCSIVCQVEIATLDQREMFCLSEIEHTLRLPPHLLNLPLAEAIKGELEGLFLDKVKFRLLMFRPFLGEVISARLKESSSTGLRLSLGFFDDIYIPRALLPSPSHDEPDPEDKNQVRWIWEFNEQNYPIDGMDEIRFRVHSIQYPSLPLEQDDGSKPFAPMLITGSLDADGLGPIAWWV from the exons ATGGTGACATTGATTGTATGCTTTCTGCTTGAGTTGAACTACGAGATGCCCAGGACATGTTCGATTGTTTGCCAA GTGGAAATTGCAACATTGGATCAACGTGAAATGTTCTGCTTGAGCGAGATTGAGCACACGTTGCGATTGCCTCCCCATCTCCTTAATCTTCCTCTTGCCGAAGCAATTAAGGGAGAACTCGAAGGTCTGTTTCTAGACAAG GTGAAGTTCAGACTGCTAATGTTTCGCCCCTTTCTAGGAGAGGTTATTTCCGCAAGACTTAAAGAGTCTTCCTCCACCGGTTTACGCT TATCACTTGGATTTTTTGATGACATATACATACCTAGAGCTTTGTTACCAAGTCCCTCACATGATGAGCCTGATCCAGAAGATAA GAACCAGGTTAGGTGGATATGGGAGTTTAATGAACAAAATTACCCTATCGATGGCATGGATGAg ATTAGATTCCGGGTTCACAGCATTCAGTATCCTTCACTGCCACTGGAGCAAGATGATGGTTCAAAACCTTTCGCCCCTATGCTGATCACT GGATCACTTGATGCTGATGGTTTGGGTCCCATTGCATGGTGGGTTTAA
- the LOC113715635 gene encoding uncharacterized protein isoform X1, translating to MVTLIVCFLLELNYEMPRTCSIVCQVEIATLDQREMFCLSEIEHTLRLPPHLLNLPLAEAIKGELEGLFLDKVIAKLGLCISVYDIRSIDGGFIFPGDGASTYTVKFRLLMFRPFLGEVISARLKESSSTGLRLSLGFFDDIYIPRALLPSPSHDEPDPEDKNQVRWIWEFNEQNYPIDGMDEIRFRVHSIQYPSLPLEQDDGSKPFAPMLITGSLDADGLGPIAWWV from the exons ATGGTGACATTGATTGTATGCTTTCTGCTTGAGTTGAACTACGAGATGCCCAGGACATGTTCGATTGTTTGCCAA GTGGAAATTGCAACATTGGATCAACGTGAAATGTTCTGCTTGAGCGAGATTGAGCACACGTTGCGATTGCCTCCCCATCTCCTTAATCTTCCTCTTGCCGAAGCAATTAAGGGAGAACTCGAAGGTCTGTTTCTAGACAAG GTTATTGCAAAATTGGGGCTTTGTATATCTGTGTACGATATTAGGTCAATTGATGGCGGCTTTATCTTTCCGGGAGATGGCGCTTCAACTTATACG GTGAAGTTCAGACTGCTAATGTTTCGCCCCTTTCTAGGAGAGGTTATTTCCGCAAGACTTAAAGAGTCTTCCTCCACCGGTTTACGCT TATCACTTGGATTTTTTGATGACATATACATACCTAGAGCTTTGTTACCAAGTCCCTCACATGATGAGCCTGATCCAGAAGATAA GAACCAGGTTAGGTGGATATGGGAGTTTAATGAACAAAATTACCCTATCGATGGCATGGATGAg ATTAGATTCCGGGTTCACAGCATTCAGTATCCTTCACTGCCACTGGAGCAAGATGATGGTTCAAAACCTTTCGCCCCTATGCTGATCACT GGATCACTTGATGCTGATGGTTTGGGTCCCATTGCATGGTGGGTTTAA
- the LOC113715699 gene encoding F-box/LRR-repeat protein 17, with the protein MRGPLPHPVTPAPGGGAATPVSETFQEVQRGGKKRGSYNCGRCGLPKKGHSCHIPKNATTTTPTATPSTDSAASSVAIPSPLSTVRPPPPPPHRQHFSNLRRALSFDDDIDARDSQDEGEDEEEHQEDEEELLELEPEPDLAGSGKLPMSCLWEVLRRLPPPALLSAARVCKGWRDTSKRLWRAAEELRLRVPAKAQIGFVGSVLHKCPGLVRLSLRMESDVDATMLACIAFSCPNLETMEIFTSDTSINRITGDELGRFVADKRCLTSIKMEGCSNLGGLVLCSTSLSTIWLSDLQCLAKIVFSCPNLTEISLNFSRQENDSTDLTTMVSSLGRTCPRLENIHIASLRLSHTVVLALTDANLRGLRMLSLVLGSEITDASVAAIASSYSNLELLDLSGSGISDSGIGMICNVFPETLSRLLLALCPNITSSGIQFAAAQLPLLELMDCGMSICDPNSKGSSSLERNEGDLQKTLNNTMHIIYQKLIIKHSRLKKLSLWGCSGLDALHLNCPELNDLNLNCCKNLHPERLLLQCPNLESVHATGCQDMLVDTIQSQMCSDYTAVDSLVPCKRLPDGSKRVQAPHFSPKPSRDEKIWKRASKRHCTVFLNS; encoded by the exons ATGCGCGGCCCCCTGCCCCACCCTGTCACTCCCGCTCCCGGCGGAGGGGCCGCCACCCCCGTCTCCGAAACATTCCAAGAAGTTCAGCGTGGCGGGAAAAAGCGGGGCAGCTATAACTGCGGCCGCTGTGGCCTCCCTAAGAAAGGGCATTCTTGTCATATACCCAAAAACGCCACCACCACTACTCCCACCGCCACGCCCTCAACTGACTCAGCCGCCTCCTCCGTCGCTATCCCTTCTCCTCTCTCCACTGTCcgtcctccccctccccctcctcaTCGCCAGCATTTCTCCAACCTCCGGCGAGCTCTCTCCTTCGACGATGATATTGATGCGAGGGACTCGCAAGACGAGGGAGAGGATGAGGAAGAGCACCAGGAGGACGAGGAGGAGCTTCTGGAGCTGGAGCCCGAACCGGATCTTGCCGGGTCCGGGAAGCTGCCGATGAGCTGTCTGTGGGAGGTGTTGAGGAGGCTCCCGCCTCCTGCACTGTTGTCGGCAGCCAGGGTTTGCAAAGGATGGAGGGACACGAGTAAGCGGCTTTGGCGGGCGGCGGAGGAGCTGAGGCTTAGGGTTCCAGCTAAGGCCCAAATTGGATTCGTGGGATCGGTGTTGCACAAGTGTCCTGGACTTGTTAGACTCTCACTTAGAATGGAAAG TGATGTGGATGCCACAATGCTTGCCTGCATTGCATTCTCGTGCCCTAATTTGGAAACCATGGAGATCTTTACATCCGATACATCAATTAATCGGATTACGGG GGATGAGCTGGGTCGTTTTGTTGCTGATAAAAGATGTCTTACCAGTATCAAGATGGAAGGTTGCTCTAATCTTGGTGGTCTTGTTCTATGTTCAACCAGTCTGTCAACCATTTGGCTTTCAGATCTCCAATGTCTCGCTAAGATT GTATTCAGTTGTCCTAATCTGACAGAGATTTCCTTGAATTTCTCTCGCCAAGAGAATGACAGCACTGATCTAACTACCATGGTCAGTAGTTTAGGAAGAACCTGCCCGAGGCTAGAAAACATTCACATTGCCTCACTTCGACTCTCCCATACTGTTGTGCTTGCTCTCACTGATGCGAACTTGAG GGGATTGCGGATGCTTTCACTTGTGCTTGGGTCAGAAATAACTGATGCATCAGTTGCAGCAATTGCTTCAAGCTACTCAAATCTGGAATTGCTTGATCTGAGTGG GTCTGGCATCAGTGATAGTGGCATCGGAATGATATGCAATGTCTTCCCAGAAACATTGTCTCGACTTCTTCTTGCTCTTTGTCCAAATATTACATCAA GTGGGATCCAGTTTGCTGCAGCTCAGTTGCCACTTCTGGAACTAATGGACTGTGGAATGAGCATATGTGATCCAAATTCTAAAGGTTCATCCAGTTTAGAGAGAAATGAAGGCGATTTACAGAAAACATTAAACAACACTATGCATATTATTTATCAGAAGCTAATTATCAAGCACAGCCGGTTGAAAAAACTTAGCTTATGGGGTTGTTCTGGTTTGGAT GCATTGCATTTGAATTGCCCAGAACTTAATGATTTGAACCTTAATTGTTGTAAAAATTTGCATCCAG AGAGGTTGCTACTTCAGTGCCCGAATTTGGAAAGTGTGCATGCAACTGGCTGCCAAGATATGCTGGTTGATACCATACAGAGTCAA ATGTGCAGTGATTATACAGCTGTAGATAGTCTTGTACCCTGCAAACGCTTACCTGATGGCTCAAAAAGGGTTCAAGCACCACATTTTAGCCCGAAG CCATCCAGGGATGAGAAAATTTGGAAGAGGGCCTCAAAACGTCACTGTACTGTGTTTCTGAACTCATGA